The following is a genomic window from Mya arenaria isolate MELC-2E11 chromosome 4, ASM2691426v1.
GGGGCCTTGTAAATGATATGTTGTCATTCTTATGTTGTCCTTATACATGTAAGTAGTTTGGCTTCATTCATGTAATTGTCGTAAAAAATTGTCGTAATGGCGCGCTTTATTTTATCATTCTAAAGCATGGGTGACAAAAACGGCAAATTAAGTGTGCCAATATGACAAACACAGTAGGTGTCGTTCAGAAAAAGCTGACAGAAATCAACCCCGTATATAGGACATGCAAGCTGTGTATATCAAATATTTcgtgaagaaaaaacaacaatgaaacgttttgtatcattgtttaaatatgcaAGTGCGTTAGAAGTAAAACACGTTATCAAACGTGGTTGCAGATTCGATTGAGAGTCTGGATCTGCCCCCAGAAACCCGCTGTGTGGCAAACATCACCAAGATCGACCCTTACCGGCAGTACAGGACACGTATGAAGCTAGCTGGGAGCCAGGAACCAGAGCCCGTGCCCACAGCGCAAATCACCGGTATAGTACCATTGCGTAGAAGtattattttcaactttctGAAATTTGTCATAGGGAAAGTTGTTTGCTTCTGTTCTTGTTTTGTGCATATCAGTTTGTTCCCAATTTCACCATACAGAACAGCTGTGGGTATTGGAAAACTTTACGTCATATACCCATTTGGTGTTCTTTCTTTGACTTGCGATTAAAAGttagtttattttcaatgaaatcatgACCGATTATTGagtgtttaacatttttcaagCATCAGTTACACCGCAATCAAATATACACGACTTTAACAGAGTACAGCCAGATGAGACGTTTTGACGCTGACGTCGAAAATAGTGAGAGCGGTTGTGACGTCACCAGCGACAGTGCGATGGCCAACGTGTTTGATGTTAAGGTCGTAGCCATACAGGACAATTACCCTGCCCCAGGATCAAACGAGTTGCCATTCAAAGCAGGTATGGAGGTGATACTTATCCAGTTATCCTAtgttatcatattttgtataatagATTAATCAACTTTTTAATggaatatgttttatgtacCGGTATTGAGTAACCACACGTTTCATCATATTTCAGGTCAGACTTTTAGGCAGAAGCGTGGTGTTGACGAGACAGGAATGTGCTACGGTTGGACACGGGAAAACAGAATGAGCCGCAAAATATACGGGTATTATCGACCCAGTCTAGTCAAagcaatgaaatgaaaatgaatcaaacttaaaacataCAATTCATTTCTATTTAAGGATTATACACAGCAGTATATGAGTAGTTGTTTCATCCTATTTCTAATAAAAGATTATACACAGCAGTACATGGGTGGTTGTTTCTCCCTCTGTTAAACATAGTCTTGTAATACGACTGTTTGGTTTTTAATTATTGTGTCATTTAGCAGCATGCTTTTGGTAACTATAGTTTATACTACGAGGCATTTCAATTTAATTCCCATTGAAATTCTTAATCTTTTATTACAAACAAGAGCGCCATGGAGCGAAGACAAATGCTTGGCTattgttttttgtcaaaaaaggaccacaactgaaacaaaaaaatttAATAAGGGTTATGGGTCTTGCTTTTCATGTGCATATTAAATATGGCAACATAGGtacaatatttcatataaatatcttgaatggttgtTGAGTTATAGCCAAGGCTAAGGTTTATGCATGCCCAAAAAAGATGCGAAGGCCATGCCagtatattgattttattttaaaagaaaacaggCGAGCTAAAAATCAATGAATCATTTTACAACTGTAAATTCTATTATGTTTCATagacttgaaataaaaaaaatacaacttcTGCTTatgatttgtaaaatactttttacaaTTACAAACACTTTACACATAGttgcatatgaaaaacaaattcacaacagtaaaaataagtatacacatttttaacagattatgtgtgatttttttgattctcagtaaaaaaatattaaaccaaattataattatattgaataaaatgcaaaaaaaaatactgaaaaacatactggtgGTTCAATAGTTAacagcgcagtggttagcgcactcgcttctcacctaggcgacccgggttcgattcccggcctgggcgcatgtttggtttgtggtcaccaagccggacaagtgggtttcctccgggttcccccacaacacaagaccacactctcgcataaaatcgtgccaacgagagtgattaatataatgttgtaattacttgtttcacaatcgttgtaaaataaaatatgtttaaactaatagtTAACAAGTAAAATGGATTTCTATCAATACATGAGTGCATTATCAGAAAGCTCTCTTCCTTTGTCTGAAAGCAAATCCTTATAAAACCACCGGTTTTACCATAATAAATGGacagaaattaaataaacatatcacAAGATTGTTAGTTTGCACATAGAGAAAATGATAATAACAGAAAATGATTTTCCTAAGTGTCAAATGTCCTTCGAGATTTTCTATCTGCAATTCCGACCAGGACGTCCTTCATCTCGGAAGTAAACTCAGAACTATCTGGAGCGTCGGTAAGTTCCCAGGCCTCGGACGACCCTTTACACTTTGCTCTGCATATTGGACAGGAATTATGGGTGTCCGTCCTGAAAAGCAAGTATAGTAATTAAAAGCAATCAATGTATCCTCATGATTACTACCATAACAATGGTTGTCACACAACCATTCTATTGACCAATAGTTAACttacatttgttaataaataatagaaCATGGTTGTATAAACCAAGAGATTACATTGACCACCTCAGACAACTGACCCTGCGGAGTCAATCTCTCACCGTCAGGACAATTATGTAACTTGCCATTCAAAAAAGTATACAGAAGTATAAgcaatataatataacatgCTACCAGAATATGAGTGTCTAATAACTGACCAATTTATTTTCCTAACCaagctttatttatttaatacctGACAGAACATTTATAGTTATTGTACACGTAATATTAGTTTTGAATCAATGTATAACCTCTTGTCTGCTATTCTATCTGTACTCAGTCAAACagataaattcataaaatatttaagatctGTTCAAAATGTAAGAGCCTAAAATCATAATTGTGCAAATTTTACTGCTAAGCCCTGCCTACCATTCTCTGCAGCAGTTTTCACAAAACTTGTGAGTACATGGCATGATGGTCTTGGCCTCATTTtgcatacagatacaacacTCGTCCTCTAGAGGTAGGCTCTTCTGCTCAGCTCTGAAACAATAAGCACAGTTAAGACATTGTACAGTTTTCATGTATACTTGTATGCATAGATGCATAAGGCATAAATCCCATTTGACAATAGTAATATAACACCACTGCCATGATGAAGAATGACCCAATACAATATTACCAGAGTTTTTCTAAtagaaaatagttatattttatcgcataaaaaatacacttaaactAGCTACAAAGTTGAGACCACCTGCATACCACCTGACTTTACAGAGTGCAGACTAAGAATGCTTCAAGTTTTTATAAGAGATCAACccaataaatcttaaaatagaAGACAGAAGACAGCAGGTACTTACTCATGTAGGATGATGGATGCACACAGGTTAAGGGGAGCTGCAGTGCCGCCAGGAGAGGCAGGCGCTAGATTGTTCACCTGGTCTGTAATCTCCTTGTAAACAGAGATGTATTGGCGCAGACTTAAGTGTCGCATTGAACATACACGTTGAGTTGCTGCTATAACCTGGAAGAGAAGATGTAAGGGTACTACACTTTATGTAAGACAATCTATCAAGGAATATTTATGGGTATACACTTTGTGTTGGGCAATTATTTGGtagaatataaattatatgagcaaattatgaattatatatatagtcaaGTGGAAGTTTTCGCTGCATGCACAATTACTGTTACATGTACTACTCACTAGTACTAGTGCATGTGAGCAATACTGTATGAATAATAgatatgaaattattaaaacaacaacaacagcaacaaacaGTAACATCTATTGAGCATTTTTACATAACAAAGCATGGCATTATTTATGTACAATCAAATTTCAAACTACCCTAAGAGAGAGGTAAGAAGGAAATGAGGCAATGCTTAAAGAATATTTACTTTTCTACACTCAATTTGAACAATCCCCTTCCAAAAAATGGTGTCATCTGATCCAGGTTTTATAGAAAACTGTAACTGCTTTCCACGCTGGTCTGTGAAGGTTGAAGTTCTGCAGTGAAGAAAGAGAagcttatgaaaataaaaaattaacttaagatttaaatgtaaaaataaaacttagtaAAATGGACCTCCTAATCATCAAtggcagaaaaaaatactacaataaataaaatgccaCATTATCTTAAAGTGTATCATTTATTCTTGTTCTCTAACAGTGAAGACAGAATTCTTTAAGTGTTTATGCTCATGTCTCTGCAAGAGGGATCACTAGCGTGCGGACTGATTCTCATGTTATCCTTTAGAAAGcttctgacaaaaaacaaatatcattatgtCAATTTAATGGTTAAGAAGAgcataaatgagaaaaaagttTATTACTTTGAACAAACtatgaataatgttttatatatatatttcattactttaatgTAAACTATAGATGACACAGGAGTTACGAATACTCCGAATggcgcctggacacaggaatttTTCTTTGAAAGGAGACCAAAACTCCAAGGTTTttgtacactgcatttccaCTTTTTATGCTAACCAAAGTATGTTgttaaatcaaaatcaattgagtaattaataaattgagctgctgacaagaaaaagtagCAAAGTGCATCAAATGTAATTCTGTCATTAGCTGATAAAGAgttattgtttttcttgtacACTGCAATTCATATCACTGTGCTTTACCATagtatgaacttaaatattaaattccatccagtttTTAAGTAATGCTcctgacaagaaaaagt
Proteins encoded in this region:
- the LOC128231510 gene encoding RING finger protein 141-like; translation: MVMGQQESAQFEQATTGSNSVDIVHGKLRHHTDILKRIARLSYKEFVDSLSELNRITSTFTDQRGKQLQFSIKPGSDDTIFWKGIVQIECRKVIAATQRVCSMRHLSLRQYISVYKEITDQVNNLAPASPGGTAAPLNLCASIILHEAEQKSLPLEDECCICMQNEAKTIMPCTHKFCENCCREWTDTHNSCPICRAKCKGSSEAWELTDAPDSSEFTSEMKDVLVGIADRKSRRTFDT